The following coding sequences are from one Aethina tumida isolate Nest 87 chromosome 2, icAetTumi1.1, whole genome shotgun sequence window:
- the LOC109597562 gene encoding cold shock domain-containing protein CG9705 translates to MAELESGDNNQLNVGSSNNLIPSPLITKRNRTPSTCEKIIKSKTLYGEIKSFCREKGHGFITPEDGSEDLFVHVSDVEDEYIPLPGDRVKYQLCPLPPKFEKFQAVHVHIVELKPEIHKRWEN, encoded by the exons ATGGCCGAATTGGAGAGTGGAGATAATAATCAATTGAATGTTGGATCATCAAATAACCTAATTCCGAGTCCTCTTATAACAAAACGAAACCGGACACCGTCAAC ATGCGAAAAAATCATAAAGTCCAAAACTTTATACGGAGAAATCAAGTCTTTTTGCCGCGAAAAGGGCCATGGATTCATAACACCTGAGGACGGCTCAGAAGACTTATTCGTCCATGTATCTga TGTTGAAGACGAGTACATTCCATTACCTGGAGACAGAGTAAAATATCAGTTATGTCCTTTGCCGccaaaatttgagaaattccAAGCTGTCCATGTACACATTGTCGAATTGAAACCTGAAATCCACAAGAGATGGGAGAACTAA